The Aquipuribacter nitratireducens genome contains a region encoding:
- a CDS encoding UDP-N-acetylmuramoyl-tripeptide--D-alanyl-D-alanine ligase, which translates to MIARDAREVAEVVGGSVLPGAAPAGGPEGRDEHALRGIAVVDSRAVGAGDLFVAVPGTRVDGHDFVAAAVGSGAGAALVEHDVPGGQALAAPLVRVDDTVAALTGLARWSHARGREAGTRTVGITGSAGKTTTKDLLAAVLRRLVPGAEEPAGERLVVATPGSYNNELGLPLTVLRADATTRLLVVEMGARGTGHVAHLCGIARPDVAVVLGVGSAHLSEFGSREAIAQAKGELVEALDGDDPAALAVLNGDDALVRAMAGRTRAPVLLVGTGSGCGVRADDVDLDADARLRFTLVDARGTSERRAPVRLALTGEQHLGNALAAAAVALHVTGADVAAVADALTGARPASRYRMEVVDRPDGVRVINDAYNASPEAVAAALRALAHVGRAAEPRRRTWAVLGEMLELGEHAREAHDRVGRLAVRLNVDRLVAVGDGALHVHTGAAHEGSWGEESVHVPDIDAARALLAAELAPGDVVLVKASNSVGLWRLGEELARAGQGVGA; encoded by the coding sequence GTGATCGCCCGCGACGCCCGCGAGGTCGCCGAGGTCGTCGGTGGCAGCGTGCTGCCCGGCGCCGCCCCCGCGGGCGGGCCCGAGGGGCGCGACGAGCACGCCCTGCGGGGGATCGCCGTCGTCGACTCCCGCGCCGTCGGCGCCGGCGACCTCTTCGTCGCCGTGCCCGGCACCCGGGTCGACGGCCACGACTTCGTCGCCGCCGCCGTCGGCTCCGGTGCGGGTGCCGCCCTCGTCGAGCACGACGTCCCCGGCGGGCAGGCCCTCGCGGCCCCGCTCGTGCGCGTCGACGACACGGTCGCCGCCCTCACCGGGCTGGCCCGGTGGAGCCACGCCCGCGGCCGCGAGGCCGGCACCCGCACGGTCGGCATCACGGGCAGCGCCGGCAAGACGACGACGAAGGACCTGCTCGCCGCCGTGCTGCGCCGCCTCGTCCCCGGGGCGGAGGAGCCCGCCGGGGAGCGGCTCGTCGTCGCGACCCCCGGCTCGTACAACAACGAGCTCGGGCTGCCCCTCACCGTCCTGCGGGCCGACGCCACCACGCGGCTCCTCGTCGTCGAGATGGGGGCGCGGGGGACGGGCCACGTCGCGCACCTGTGCGGCATCGCGCGCCCCGACGTCGCGGTCGTGCTCGGGGTCGGCTCCGCCCACCTGTCGGAGTTCGGCTCGCGCGAGGCGATCGCGCAGGCGAAGGGGGAGCTCGTCGAGGCCCTCGACGGCGACGACCCGGCCGCCCTGGCCGTCCTCAACGGCGACGACGCCCTCGTGCGGGCCATGGCCGGGCGCACCCGGGCGCCGGTCCTGCTCGTCGGGACCGGGTCGGGGTGCGGGGTGCGGGCCGACGACGTCGACCTCGACGCCGACGCCCGGCTCCGCTTCACGCTCGTCGACGCGCGCGGGACCAGCGAGCGGCGGGCGCCCGTCCGGCTCGCCCTCACCGGCGAGCAGCACCTCGGCAACGCCCTCGCCGCCGCGGCCGTCGCCCTCCACGTCACCGGGGCCGACGTCGCCGCGGTCGCCGACGCGCTCACCGGCGCGCGACCCGCGAGCCGCTACCGGATGGAGGTCGTCGACCGCCCGGACGGCGTCCGGGTCATCAACGACGCGTACAACGCCTCCCCGGAGGCCGTCGCGGCCGCGCTGCGCGCGCTCGCGCACGTCGGCCGCGCCGCCGAGCCGCGCCGGCGGACGTGGGCCGTCCTCGGCGAGATGCTCGAGCTCGGCGAGCACGCCCGCGAGGCGCACGACCGGGTCGGCCGGCTCGCGGTGCGGCTCAACGTCGACCGTCTCGTCGCCGTCGGCGACGGGGCCCTGCACGTCCACACCGGCGCCGCCCACGAGGGCAGCTGGGGCGAGGAGTCCGTACACGTGCCCGACATCGACGCCGCGCGCGCCCTGCTCGCGGCCGAGCTCGCCCCCGGCGACGTCGTCCTCGTGAAGGCGAGCAACTCCGTCGGTCTGTGGCGCCTCGGCGAGGAGCTCGCCCGCGCCGGGCAGGGGGTCGGCGCGTGA
- a CDS encoding UDP-N-acetylmuramoyl-L-alanyl-D-glutamate--2,6-diaminopimelate ligase, protein MPEPRPTVSSLARVHGLRVLAAAGAPAPEEDSPVVTGVTLDSRRVGPGWLYAALPGSRTHGARFVPDAARAGAVAVLTDPEGASLADAALAAADGDGHEHLPALPLLVDDDPRRALGPLAADVLGRPSEELALLGVTGTNGKTTVTTLVDAVLRGLDVPSGLVGTIRARIRDEVLPSSFTTPEAPDLQALLRRAADAGCRAVSSEVSSHALEQHRVDGTRYAVVGFTNLSRDHLDHHGTMAAYFAAKLRLFTGGFAPAAVVCTDDPWGEAVARAARDAGLDVVTVGSGDADVRVHVTGSTDDGRQQVTATGDVLTGTGGEPLALDLPLPGRFNATNAVLALVLVDVLLRREPAVLDGAAHPGAARLAALLAGADGVPGRMERVTAPGTPLVVVDYAHTPDAVAGAVAALRPATRGRLVVVLGAGGDRDPGKRAAMGAAASAADLVVVTDDNPRSEEPATIRAAVLAGVTAASREVGDRAEAVRVALQACDGPADTVLLAGKGHETGQTVAGATHPFDDREVAAAALTAWRAEQAGGDA, encoded by the coding sequence GTGCCCGAGCCCCGCCCGACCGTCAGCTCCCTCGCCCGGGTGCACGGTCTCCGGGTCCTCGCCGCCGCCGGTGCGCCGGCTCCGGAGGAGGACTCCCCGGTCGTCACCGGCGTGACGCTCGACTCCCGTCGCGTGGGCCCCGGCTGGCTGTACGCGGCCCTGCCCGGCAGCCGCACGCACGGGGCGCGCTTCGTGCCCGACGCGGCCCGTGCGGGCGCGGTCGCCGTCCTCACCGACCCGGAGGGCGCCTCGCTCGCCGACGCCGCGCTGGCGGCGGCGGACGGCGACGGGCACGAGCACCTGCCCGCCCTGCCGCTCCTCGTCGACGACGACCCGCGCCGCGCGCTCGGCCCCCTCGCGGCCGACGTCCTCGGCCGACCGAGCGAGGAGCTCGCGCTCCTCGGCGTGACCGGCACCAACGGCAAGACGACCGTCACCACGCTCGTCGACGCGGTCCTGCGGGGGCTCGACGTGCCGAGCGGCCTCGTCGGGACCATCCGCGCCCGGATCCGCGACGAGGTGCTGCCGAGCAGCTTCACGACGCCCGAGGCGCCGGACCTCCAGGCGCTGCTGCGACGGGCCGCGGACGCCGGGTGCCGCGCGGTGTCGTCCGAGGTGTCGAGCCACGCCCTCGAGCAGCACCGGGTCGACGGCACGCGCTACGCCGTCGTCGGCTTCACCAACCTGTCCCGGGACCACCTCGACCACCACGGCACGATGGCCGCGTACTTCGCCGCGAAGCTCCGCCTCTTCACCGGGGGCTTCGCCCCCGCCGCGGTCGTGTGCACCGACGACCCGTGGGGGGAGGCCGTCGCCCGCGCCGCACGCGACGCCGGCCTCGACGTCGTGACGGTCGGGTCGGGTGACGCCGACGTCCGGGTGCACGTCACGGGGAGCACGGACGACGGCCGCCAGCAGGTGACGGCGACCGGTGACGTGCTCACCGGCACGGGCGGGGAGCCGCTCGCCCTCGACCTCCCCCTGCCGGGTCGGTTCAACGCGACCAACGCCGTCCTCGCCCTCGTGCTCGTCGACGTCCTCCTGCGGCGCGAGCCCGCGGTCCTCGACGGGGCGGCGCACCCGGGAGCCGCCCGGCTCGCGGCCCTGCTCGCCGGTGCCGACGGCGTCCCCGGCCGCATGGAGCGCGTGACGGCGCCGGGTACCCCCCTCGTCGTCGTCGACTACGCCCACACCCCGGACGCCGTCGCCGGGGCGGTCGCCGCCCTGCGGCCCGCCACCCGGGGCCGCCTCGTCGTCGTGCTCGGGGCGGGCGGCGACCGCGACCCGGGCAAGCGTGCCGCCATGGGGGCCGCGGCGTCCGCGGCCGACCTCGTCGTCGTCACCGACGACAACCCCCGCTCGGAGGAGCCCGCCACGATCCGCGCGGCCGTGCTCGCCGGGGTGACCGCCGCGTCACGCGAGGTCGGCGACCGCGCCGAGGCCGTCCGGGTGGCGCTGCAGGCGTGCGACGGCCCCGCCGACACCGTCCTCCTCGCCGGCAAGGGCCACGAGACCGGCCAGACCGTGGCCGGGGCCACGCACCCCTTCGACGACCGGGAGGTCGCGGCCGCGGCCCTCACGGCGTGGCGCGCCGAGCAGGCGGGGGGCGACGCGTGA
- the rsmH gene encoding 16S rRNA (cytosine(1402)-N(4))-methyltransferase RsmH: MEPNPGGTGEASHVPVLLQRCVDLLVPALHGPAATGTVLVDGTLGLGGHTAALLAAAPGARAVGVDRDPLALAEAGRRLARRGLADRVTLVQAVHDEVDRVCGAAGVDEVDAVLLDLGVSSMQLDLDERGFSYARDTPLDMRMGTTGPTAADVLNTYDERRLARMMRTHADERFADRIARAVVAERDREPFTTSGRLVELVYAAVPAAARRTGGHPAKRLFQALRIEVNDEIAGLERALPAWLDRLRPGGRLVVLSYHSGEDRVTKRAFARVTTVDVPPGLPVEPTPAPYELLVRGAEKAPVHEVDRNPRAASVRLRAVERRRP; encoded by the coding sequence ATGGAGCCGAACCCCGGAGGGACGGGCGAGGCGTCGCACGTGCCCGTCCTCCTCCAGCGCTGCGTCGACCTGCTCGTCCCCGCGCTCCACGGTCCCGCTGCCACGGGGACCGTCCTCGTCGACGGCACCCTCGGGCTCGGCGGCCACACGGCCGCCCTGCTCGCGGCGGCGCCCGGCGCGCGGGCCGTCGGCGTCGACCGCGACCCGCTCGCCCTCGCGGAGGCCGGACGCCGCCTCGCCCGCCGCGGGCTGGCCGACCGGGTGACGCTCGTGCAGGCCGTCCACGACGAGGTCGACCGCGTGTGCGGGGCCGCGGGGGTCGACGAGGTCGACGCCGTCCTCCTCGACCTCGGGGTCTCCTCCATGCAGCTCGACCTCGACGAGCGCGGCTTCTCCTACGCCCGTGACACGCCGCTCGACATGCGGATGGGCACGACGGGACCGACCGCGGCCGACGTCCTCAACACCTACGACGAGCGCCGCCTCGCCCGCATGATGCGGACCCACGCCGACGAGCGCTTCGCCGACCGGATCGCGCGGGCCGTGGTCGCGGAGCGGGACCGGGAGCCCTTCACGACGAGCGGACGCCTCGTCGAGCTCGTGTACGCGGCGGTGCCCGCAGCGGCCCGCCGCACCGGCGGCCACCCGGCGAAGCGCCTGTTCCAGGCGCTCCGCATCGAGGTCAACGACGAGATCGCGGGTCTCGAGCGCGCCCTGCCGGCCTGGCTGGACCGGCTGCGCCCCGGCGGGCGGCTCGTCGTCCTCTCCTACCACTCCGGCGAGGACCGCGTGACGAAGCGGGCGTTCGCCCGGGTGACGACGGTCGACGTCCCTCCCGGTCTGCCCGTCGAACCGACCCCCGCCCCCTACGAGCTGCTCGTCCGCGGCGCCGAGAAGGCCCCGGTCCACGAGGTCGACCGCAACCCGCGCGCCGCGTCCGTCCGGCTGCGCGCCGTCGAGAGGAGGCGCCCGTGA
- a CDS encoding peptidoglycan D,D-transpeptidase FtsI family protein yields MVLLVVCVVASLYAGRLFEIQGVQSRTLAADALELRLRTTPLLAHRGDVVDRNGAVLATTVERRHVTVDQTLVADYVDPDDPRRAGPRAAAARLSPVLGIDVPTLTERLDGDARFGYVAKDVEPEVWREVAALRITGLFSEQASRRTYPGGGTAGGVLGFVGDDGHGLAGLELLLEDDLAGEDGHLRYEVSGESRSARPIPGGTTEEQAPVDGSDVVLTLDRDLQYIAEQALADVVRTSGAESATAVAGRVGTGELLVLANAPGVDPNRPGASDTADRGNRAVTEVFEPGSTSKVITLAAALEEGLVEPESRFEVADAIVAGGTRFKDSHSHPVERLTTAGVLAESSNTGTIQVGDAMTNDQLHAWFSAFGYGRPTGLGLPGESPGLLADPDTWSGSQRYTVMFGQGVSVNSVQIASVFQTIANDGVRVEPSVVAGVREGDGTLVPRPTGQAERVLSEQTAGSLTRMLESAVSGEIGTGSNAAVPGYRVAGKTGTAQRYDAACGGYCGYTASFVGFAPVDDPQVFLAVMVQDPARGKFGGQLAAPVFKTVMGAALAAEGVPPSTGEPTPYALTW; encoded by the coding sequence GTGGTGCTGCTCGTCGTGTGCGTCGTCGCGAGCCTCTACGCGGGGCGCCTGTTCGAGATCCAGGGCGTGCAGTCCCGGACCCTCGCCGCCGACGCCCTCGAGCTGCGTCTGCGGACGACGCCGCTGCTCGCCCACCGGGGCGACGTCGTCGACCGCAACGGCGCCGTGCTCGCGACGACGGTCGAGCGGCGCCACGTCACCGTCGACCAGACGCTCGTCGCCGACTACGTCGACCCCGACGACCCGCGGCGCGCGGGCCCGCGCGCCGCCGCGGCCCGGCTGTCACCCGTCCTCGGGATCGACGTGCCGACGCTCACCGAGCGGCTCGACGGTGACGCGCGCTTCGGCTACGTCGCGAAGGACGTCGAGCCCGAGGTGTGGCGCGAGGTCGCCGCGCTGCGCATCACCGGGCTGTTCAGCGAGCAGGCGAGCCGCCGCACCTACCCCGGCGGCGGCACGGCCGGTGGGGTCCTCGGCTTCGTCGGGGACGACGGCCACGGGCTGGCCGGGCTCGAGCTGCTGCTCGAGGACGACCTCGCGGGCGAGGACGGCCACCTGCGCTACGAGGTGAGCGGCGAGAGCCGCTCCGCCCGACCCATCCCCGGCGGCACCACGGAGGAGCAGGCACCCGTCGACGGCTCCGACGTCGTCCTCACCCTCGACCGCGACCTGCAGTACATCGCCGAGCAGGCCCTCGCGGACGTCGTCCGCACGTCGGGCGCGGAGTCGGCGACCGCGGTCGCCGGTCGCGTCGGCACGGGGGAGCTGCTCGTCCTCGCCAACGCGCCGGGCGTCGACCCCAACCGCCCGGGCGCCAGCGACACCGCGGACCGCGGCAACCGCGCCGTCACCGAGGTGTTCGAGCCGGGCTCGACGTCGAAGGTCATCACGCTCGCCGCCGCCCTCGAGGAGGGGCTGGTGGAGCCGGAGTCCCGCTTCGAGGTCGCCGACGCCATCGTCGCCGGGGGCACGCGCTTCAAGGACTCCCACTCCCACCCCGTCGAGCGGCTGACCACGGCCGGCGTGCTCGCGGAGTCGAGCAACACCGGGACCATCCAGGTGGGCGACGCCATGACCAACGACCAGCTGCACGCGTGGTTCAGCGCCTTCGGCTACGGCCGCCCCACCGGGCTCGGGCTGCCCGGGGAGTCCCCCGGCCTGCTCGCCGACCCGGACACGTGGTCCGGGTCCCAGCGCTACACCGTGATGTTCGGGCAGGGCGTGAGCGTCAACAGCGTCCAGATCGCCTCGGTCTTCCAGACCATCGCCAACGACGGGGTCCGGGTCGAGCCGTCGGTCGTCGCGGGCGTCCGGGAGGGCGACGGCACGCTCGTGCCGCGCCCGACCGGGCAGGCGGAGCGCGTCCTGTCGGAGCAGACGGCCGGGTCCCTCACCCGCATGCTCGAGTCGGCGGTGTCCGGCGAGATCGGGACCGGCAGCAACGCCGCCGTGCCGGGGTACCGGGTCGCGGGCAAGACGGGTACCGCGCAGCGCTACGACGCCGCGTGCGGCGGCTACTGCGGCTACACCGCCTCGTTCGTCGGGTTCGCGCCGGTGGACGACCCCCAGGTGTTCCTCGCCGTCATGGTCCAGGACCCCGCCCGGGGCAAGTTCGGCGGCCAGCTCGCCGCGCCGGTCTTCAAGACCGTCATGGGCGCGGCCCTCGCGGCCGAGGGCGTGCCGCCGAGCACCGGCGAACCGACCCCCTACGCCCTGACCTGGTGA
- the murD gene encoding UDP-N-acetylmuramoyl-L-alanine--D-glutamate ligase: MSGALERLHGLDSDLSGVTALVAGLGVSGFAAADALLERGARVRVVDDRAPAEGTPAAERAHLLDVFGAELVVGGDPDPDALVRTDRGAVDLVVASPGWRPTHPVLRAADGTGAAVWGEVELAWRLQGGDAGPPWLTVTGTNGKTTTVELLGAVLTAAGLRARTAGNIGTPLVDAVRDPAGADVLAVELSSFQLHLVRTVSPHAATCLNLAPDHLDWHGGPDAYRDAKARVYERTKVAAVFNVADPATEAMVREADVVEGCRAVGVGPGAPRVGEVGVVEGLLVDRAFIEERAHAAVELGALDDLVGLAGVADPAQVPAHVVANALAAAALARSLGVPATAVRDGLRAASLPPHRAATVATAGGVRWVDDSKATNPHAADASLAALDDVVWVAGGLAKGATYDDLVARHAARLRAVVLVGADRELVAQALGRHAPDVPVVRVDPPDTAGVAAPDDERARALMDRVVAAAAGLARPGSTVLLAPAAASMDQFTSYVARGEAFAAAVLRLTGPGQRP; encoded by the coding sequence GTGAGCGGCGCGCTCGAGCGCCTCCACGGGCTCGACAGCGACCTGTCGGGGGTCACGGCGCTCGTGGCGGGGCTCGGCGTGTCCGGGTTCGCCGCCGCCGACGCCCTCCTCGAGCGGGGCGCGCGGGTGCGGGTCGTCGACGACCGCGCCCCCGCCGAGGGCACCCCGGCCGCGGAGCGGGCCCACCTCCTCGACGTGTTCGGGGCCGAGCTCGTCGTCGGGGGGGACCCCGACCCCGACGCGCTCGTGCGGACGGACCGCGGAGCGGTCGACCTCGTCGTCGCCTCACCCGGCTGGCGACCCACCCACCCCGTGCTGCGCGCGGCGGACGGCACCGGCGCCGCGGTCTGGGGCGAGGTCGAGCTCGCCTGGCGCCTGCAGGGCGGCGACGCCGGCCCCCCGTGGCTCACCGTCACCGGGACGAACGGCAAGACGACGACCGTCGAGCTGCTCGGCGCGGTGCTCACCGCGGCCGGGTTGCGGGCCCGGACCGCCGGCAACATCGGCACCCCGCTCGTCGACGCCGTGCGCGACCCGGCCGGGGCGGACGTCCTCGCTGTCGAGCTGTCGAGCTTCCAGCTCCACCTCGTCCGCACGGTGTCGCCGCACGCCGCCACGTGCCTCAACCTCGCGCCCGACCACCTCGACTGGCACGGCGGGCCCGACGCCTACCGCGACGCCAAGGCGCGCGTGTACGAGCGCACGAAGGTCGCGGCCGTCTTCAACGTCGCCGACCCCGCGACGGAGGCGATGGTGCGGGAGGCGGACGTCGTCGAGGGCTGCCGCGCGGTCGGTGTCGGCCCGGGTGCGCCGCGCGTCGGCGAGGTCGGGGTGGTCGAGGGCCTGCTCGTCGACCGGGCCTTCATCGAGGAGCGGGCGCACGCGGCGGTGGAGCTGGGCGCGCTCGACGACCTCGTCGGTCTGGCCGGGGTCGCCGACCCCGCGCAGGTCCCCGCGCACGTCGTGGCGAACGCGCTCGCCGCCGCTGCGCTCGCCCGCTCGCTCGGGGTGCCGGCGACGGCCGTCCGCGACGGCCTCCGCGCCGCGAGCCTGCCGCCGCACCGCGCGGCGACCGTCGCCACGGCCGGCGGGGTCCGCTGGGTCGACGACTCGAAGGCGACGAACCCCCACGCCGCCGACGCCTCCCTCGCCGCCCTCGACGACGTCGTGTGGGTCGCGGGCGGCCTGGCGAAGGGCGCGACGTACGACGACCTCGTGGCGCGGCACGCCGCGAGGCTGCGGGCGGTCGTCCTCGTCGGCGCCGACCGGGAGCTCGTGGCGCAGGCCCTCGGGCGACACGCCCCCGACGTCCCCGTCGTGCGGGTCGACCCGCCCGACACTGCTGGGGTGGCAGCCCCGGACGACGAGCGCGCCCGCGCCCTCATGGACCGCGTCGTGGCCGCCGCCGCCGGGCTCGCGCGCCCGGGGTCCACGGTGCTGCTCGCGCCCGCGGCCGCCTCGATGGACCAGTTCACCTCCTACGTCGCGCGCGGCGAGGCCTTCGCGGCGGCCGTGCTGCGCCTGACCGGGCCGGGGCAGCGCCCGTGA
- the mraY gene encoding phospho-N-acetylmuramoyl-pentapeptide-transferase: MRAVLVAAGSSLVLTLLLTPVFIRLLVRQGYGQFIRDDGPTTHHTKRGTPTMGGAVVIIAVLVAYFVAHLATLSPPTWSALLVLYLLAGLGVVGFLDDWTKIRKQRSLGLRSWQKLLGQSFVSVTFAVLALTRPDDDGRTPASTAISFIRDIDALDLAVAGAVGGTVLFVVWAYLMIAAASNGVNLTDGLDGLATGASLFVFGAYTIIGIWQSNQDCGAVASGFQCYEVRDPRDLAVVAAALLGACFGFLWWNASPAKIFMGDTGSLALGGAIAGLAILTRTELLLVILGGLFVIITASVIIQVTGFKLTGKRIFRMAPLQHHFELKGWAEVTIVIRFWIIAGLCVGAALGVFYGEWVVGIGQ, encoded by the coding sequence GTGAGGGCCGTCCTCGTCGCGGCCGGGTCGAGCCTCGTCCTCACCCTGCTGCTCACCCCCGTCTTCATCCGGCTGCTCGTGCGCCAGGGCTACGGGCAGTTCATCCGGGACGACGGGCCGACGACCCACCACACGAAGCGCGGCACCCCGACGATGGGCGGGGCCGTCGTCATCATCGCGGTGCTCGTCGCGTACTTCGTCGCGCACCTCGCCACGCTGAGCCCACCGACGTGGTCGGCGCTGCTCGTCCTCTACCTCCTCGCCGGGCTCGGCGTCGTCGGCTTCCTCGACGACTGGACCAAGATCCGCAAGCAGCGGAGCCTCGGCCTGCGCTCGTGGCAGAAGCTCCTCGGGCAGTCGTTCGTGTCCGTCACGTTCGCGGTCCTCGCCCTCACGAGACCCGACGACGACGGGCGCACCCCCGCCTCCACCGCCATCAGCTTCATCCGCGACATCGACGCGCTCGACCTCGCCGTCGCCGGCGCGGTCGGCGGCACCGTCCTGTTCGTCGTGTGGGCGTACCTCATGATCGCGGCGGCCAGCAACGGCGTGAACCTCACCGACGGCCTCGACGGCCTCGCGACCGGCGCGAGCCTCTTCGTCTTCGGCGCCTACACGATCATCGGCATCTGGCAGTCGAACCAGGACTGCGGAGCCGTCGCGTCCGGCTTCCAGTGCTACGAGGTGCGCGACCCCCGCGACCTCGCCGTCGTCGCGGCCGCCCTGCTCGGCGCGTGCTTCGGCTTCCTGTGGTGGAACGCCTCACCGGCGAAGATCTTCATGGGCGACACGGGCTCGCTCGCGCTCGGCGGCGCGATCGCCGGGCTCGCCATCCTCACGCGGACCGAGCTCCTCCTCGTCATCCTCGGGGGGCTGTTCGTCATCATCACCGCCTCCGTCATCATCCAGGTGACCGGCTTCAAGCTCACCGGCAAGCGGATCTTCCGGATGGCCCCGCTGCAGCACCACTTCGAGCTCAAGGGCTGGGCCGAGGTGACGATCGTCATCCGCTTCTGGATCATCGCGGGCCTGTGCGTCGGGGCGGCCCTCGGCGTCTTCTACGGCGAGTGGGTCGTCGGGATCGGGCAGTGA
- the mraZ gene encoding division/cell wall cluster transcriptional repressor MraZ: MFLGTFSPRLDEKNRLILPAKWRPSFESGIVLTRGQERCVFAFPRAAFESVVDELSGAPLTNKDAREYSRMLLAGAQDEVPDKQGRITVAPLLREYAGLTRDLAVLGVGRRLEIWDAATWQGLQAAGEQAFAERDTEIVPGVL; encoded by the coding sequence ATGTTCCTCGGCACGTTCTCCCCGCGTCTCGACGAGAAGAACCGGCTGATCCTCCCCGCGAAGTGGCGGCCGTCCTTCGAGAGCGGGATCGTCCTCACCCGCGGGCAGGAGCGGTGCGTGTTCGCCTTCCCGCGAGCCGCGTTCGAGTCGGTCGTCGACGAGCTCTCGGGCGCGCCGCTCACCAACAAGGACGCCCGCGAGTACTCGCGCATGCTGCTGGCCGGCGCGCAGGACGAGGTGCCGGACAAGCAGGGCCGCATCACCGTCGCGCCCCTGCTGCGCGAGTACGCGGGCCTCACCCGCGACCTCGCCGTGCTCGGTGTCGGGCGCCGGCTCGAGATCTGGGACGCCGCCACCTGGCAGGGCCTGCAGGCCGCGGGGGAGCAGGCCTTCGCCGAGCGGGACACCGAGATCGTGCCGGGTGTGCTGTGA
- a CDS encoding AAA family ATPase, with protein MTTVEGQAPTLAEAAATAGAVRAAVRQVVVGKDEVVDVALVALLAEGHLLVEDVPGVGKTLLAKALARSIDCSVRRIQFTPDLLPSDVTGVSIWNQERGDFEFRPGAVFANVVIGDEINRASPKTQSALLESMEEQQVTVDGSTYPLPPPFLVVATQNPVEMDGTYPLPEAQRDRFMARVAMGYPREADELQLLGTHVHADPLELLQPVADADTVRRAISAVRTVHVSDALRRYVLDLVGATRRHPDLRLGASPRAGLQLVRAGRALAALQGRDHVLPDDVKALAGPVLAHRLLVSARGRSARRDTAAVVADVVAQTAAPGARG; from the coding sequence ATGACGACGGTGGAGGGGCAGGCGCCGACGCTGGCGGAGGCGGCGGCGACCGCGGGCGCGGTCCGGGCCGCGGTCCGGCAGGTCGTCGTGGGCAAGGACGAGGTGGTGGACGTCGCGCTCGTCGCGCTGCTCGCCGAGGGCCACCTGCTGGTGGAGGACGTGCCGGGCGTCGGCAAGACGCTGCTGGCGAAGGCCCTGGCCCGCAGCATCGACTGCTCGGTGCGCCGCATCCAGTTCACCCCCGACCTGCTCCCGAGCGACGTCACCGGCGTCAGCATCTGGAACCAGGAGCGCGGCGACTTCGAGTTCCGTCCGGGGGCGGTCTTCGCGAACGTCGTCATCGGGGACGAGATCAACCGCGCGTCGCCCAAGACCCAGTCGGCCCTGCTGGAGTCCATGGAGGAGCAGCAGGTGACGGTCGACGGCAGCACGTACCCGCTGCCCCCGCCGTTCCTCGTCGTCGCGACGCAGAACCCCGTGGAGATGGACGGCACCTACCCGCTCCCGGAGGCCCAGCGCGACCGCTTCATGGCCCGCGTCGCGATGGGCTACCCCCGCGAGGCCGACGAGCTGCAGCTGCTCGGCACCCACGTCCACGCCGACCCGCTCGAGCTCCTGCAGCCGGTGGCGGACGCCGACACGGTCCGCCGCGCGATCTCGGCGGTCCGCACCGTCCACGTGTCGGACGCGCTCCGCCGCTACGTGCTCGATCTCGTCGGCGCGACCCGCCGCCACCCCGACCTGCGCCTCGGCGCGTCCCCGCGCGCCGGACTCCAGCTGGTCCGGGCGGGGCGGGCGCTGGCGGCGCTGCAGGGCCGCGACCACGTCCTCCCCGACGACGTCAAGGCGCTCGCCGGTCCCGTGCTCGCGCACCGGCTGCTCGTCAGCGCCCGCGGTCGCAGTGCCCGTCGGGACACCGCGGCGGTGGTCGCGGACGTCGTCGCGCAGACCGCCGCGCCGGGCGCGCGCGGCTGA